In the genome of Conger conger chromosome 8, fConCon1.1, whole genome shotgun sequence, one region contains:
- the LOC133134472 gene encoding unique cartilage matrix-associated protein-like, with product MTWTRSVTLALLAVLFVLTLNYRAESAAVRDDSADPAARAPPGAARRVFMPGTEAANFFRRRSRRSVKSQAEINAEQRQSLAKDERRREYYEEQRDEFENYVEEERDEQNERTREKTEQWREFHYDGMYPAYRV from the exons ATGACCTGGACCCGTTCTGTTACCCTCGCCCTGCTCGCTGTGCTGTTCGTCCTGACCC tgaATTACAGGGCCGAGAGTGCAGCGGTGCGGGATGACTCTGCCGACCCGGCGGCCAGGGCGCCGCCAG GAGCAGCAAGGAGGGTCTTCATGCCTGGGACGGAGGCAGCAAACTTCTTCAGACGCAGGAGTAGGAGATCGGTGAAGTCTCAGGCTGAGATCAATG ctgaaCAGAGGCAGAGTCTGGCCAAGGACGAGCGCAGGAGAGAGTACTATGAGGAGCAGAGGGATGAATTTGAGAATTACGTGGAGGAAGAGCGTGATG AACAGAACGAGAGGACCAGAGAGAAGACAGAGCAGTGGAGGGAGTTTCACTACGATGGGATGTACCCTGCCTACCGAGTGTAA